Proteins encoded together in one Balaenoptera ricei isolate mBalRic1 chromosome 2, mBalRic1.hap2, whole genome shotgun sequence window:
- the LOC132360548 gene encoding ribonuclease 8-like — protein sequence MAPARAGLCPLPLLLLLGLWLAEDPVGAKPRNMTSAQWFETQHVQPRPQRCNTAMQNINKYSSRCKGLNTFVHESFSGVAATCQTPSITCKRGRKNCHRSQKPVSLTVCNLTSGRYPDCRYKEEQLHAAYIVACDPPQKGDPRKFKLVPVHLDDVL from the coding sequence ATGGCGCCAGCCAGAGCAGGATTGTGCCCTCTGCCGCTGCTCCTGCTGCTGGGGCTGTGGCTGGCCGAGGACCCAGTCGGTGCCAAGCCCAGAAACATGACCTCAGCTCAGTGGTTTGAAACTCAGCACGTGCAGCCCAGGCCTCAGAGATGCAACACGGCGATGCAAAACATCAACAAGTACTCCAGTCGCTGCAAAGGCCTCAACACCTTCGTGCATGAATCCTTCTCCGGTGTGGCCGCCACTTGTCAGACTCCCAGCATAACCTGCAAGAGAGGCCGTAAAAACTGCCACCGGAGCCAGAAGCCTGTATCCCTGACCGTGTGTAACCTCACCTCAGGGAGGTACCCAGACTGCAGGTACAAGGAGGAGCAACTGCACGCTGCTTACATAGTGGCCTGTGACCCTCCCCAGAAAGGGGACCCCAGGAAATTCAAGCTGGTTCCTGTCCACCTGGACGATGTCCTGTAG